GAAGCTGGGCAGCAGGGAACCTCCGCAGCAGCACAATTTTCCCTCTAGCTTCTCCAAGAGTCGGAATTTTGTTGGTCAGCAGCCACTTGCTCGGATTTTTGGCCACATACCAGTTGAACGTGTCCTCGTAGGAGCGTGTATTATCGGCAGCCGTATGCTCCTCCTTCATGCTCATGATCACCGTTTCCGTTGGATTACTGTTCAAGAACGAGATGACCGTGCTGAGCACGTTGTCGAAGTTCTGCTTCTGATATACCGCGCCGTGATGGATCTCGAATGTGTTTTTGTAATGTCTCGTCCGAATGTCCAGGTATCTGACGCCGATGGACAGCTGCTGTGCGATGGTGAGGTCTTGCGTTTTAGCCGTTCCATAGACCGGCTCGTGTAGCGCTCCGGAATCATGCGTACCTGGAATCGACAGGGCGGATAGTGACGTACTATTCCCTAATGACCCCATCCAATTGTTGCTGCTATAAGCGAACGTTGTACCTGACAAAGATGTGACGAACGTCGCTATAATGGTCATCAGCAAAGCTATCTTTTTCAACAACTTGAATACCACCCTTCACTCGGTAAATTTCTTGTTCAGTAATTACTCTAGAGTCCTGACTGACTACTTCTTCTGACTCTCAACCCACTGGGTTGCCTTCTCTTGCGCCTTCTTCAATCCTTCTTCCGCCGGCATTTCACCTAACAGAATGCGCTGCACGTGCTCGGACAAGATGTAACGAGGCTGACCGGAACGGTACGGATAACGCGGAGCCCATAGCTGGCTCATCTGCTTCAGAATAATGTCCATCTGAGGCAATGCCTTGACACTATCCCAGCTTGCCGCCTTCTTGATGACAGGCATGCTCTGCGAACGGTGCTCCTGCCACAGATACTCTTGGAAGAACTCGCTGCCGCTGAACTTTAACCATTCCCAAGCCAATTCCTTGCTCTTGCTGTTCTTACCGATGGCGAACGGACTTCCAGCGAACATGCCGCCCATCCCATTCTTCGGATTTTTGAAGAGCAGCGCCGCCTGATAGCGGTCCTGCGTGCCGAACGTGTCTATAGCGTTAATGAAGCCCGGAGCCGACCGCAGATGAATGGCAATGTTATTGTTCTTCATTAGAAAGTTCTCGGAGCCCTGATTAACCAGCACGCCCTCTGGCGCATATTTCTTCGCTTCCTTCAGCAATTGTACCGACTCGAGCATCGTTGGGGTGTCAAACTCTAGCTTCATATCCTTCCACAAAAACCCGCTTCCCCACTGTCCGCCCTTCGATTCGTTAATGTTCATTACGGTGTCAGCCGCGTCGTTACCATTGAAGGTTAGGCCATAGTTTGGTTCGCCGGACTTCGGGTTTTTACCGGTCATCTTAGCCGCCTTCTCTAACACCTCTTCCATCGTTGGCGCTTCGGACAAGTACGGTACGCCCCACTCATCGAAGAGCTGCTTGTCATACACGATCAGTCGAGCATCTCCAATGAACGGCAGGCCGTAAATTTCGGGCTTCTGGTCACTAGGCCCCATCGCTCTCCAGCCGTCTACCTGACCATTCAAATAAATACTCGTATCGAAGCTGTCCTTATCGATGTACGACTGTAGCGGCTCCAGCAAGCCTTGCTCCGCAAAGGTCGCAATGCCCGGCACTTGATACACGTCTGCTGCACCGGATTGGAGCATCGTTTGTGTTTTCTCGTTGTAATTATCCCAGCCCATTAATACGAATTCGACCTTCGTGTTCGGATAACGCTTTTCGAAT
Above is a genomic segment from Paenibacillus sp. YYML68 containing:
- a CDS encoding phosphatidylinositol-specific phospholipase C, giving the protein MLKKIALLMTIIATFVTSLSGTTFAYSSNNWMGSLGNSTSLSALSIPGTHDSGALHEPVYGTAKTQDLTIAQQLSIGVRYLDIRTRHYKNTFEIHHGAVYQKQNFDNVLSTVISFLNSNPTETVIMSMKEEHTAADNTRSYEDTFNWYVAKNPSKWLLTNKIPTLGEARGKIVLLRRFPAAQLPKGIDATAWKENTTFTIQNSANLKIQDYYKVSDNSKKWNDIQSMYNEAKTQNTSWLYLNYTSGYKPGLFGIPNIRETKDYMNPKVSSFFTTNTRGRFGVSVMDFITSEHASKIIATNF
- a CDS encoding sugar ABC transporter substrate-binding protein, which produces MFTQKSKRYGIQAMMLLLLPSIALSACSTNTPPSTAVSEAAKEKTSDASTNNGLSGTLKVQMIGDFSIDDKTDPVTGKKSKGLKVLKAEFEKRYPNTKVEFVLMGWDNYNEKTQTMLQSGAADVYQVPGIATFAEQGLLEPLQSYIDKDSFDTSIYLNGQVDGWRAMGPSDQKPEIYGLPFIGDARLIVYDKQLFDEWGVPYLSEAPTMEEVLEKAAKMTGKNPKSGEPNYGLTFNGNDAADTVMNINESKGGQWGSGFLWKDMKLEFDTPTMLESVQLLKEAKKYAPEGVLVNQGSENFLMKNNNIAIHLRSAPGFINAIDTFGTQDRYQAALLFKNPKNGMGGMFAGSPFAIGKNSKSKELAWEWLKFSGSEFFQEYLWQEHRSQSMPVIKKAASWDSVKALPQMDIILKQMSQLWAPRYPYRSGQPRYILSEHVQRILLGEMPAEEGLKKAQEKATQWVESQKK